The following coding sequences are from one Gossypium raimondii isolate GPD5lz chromosome 4, ASM2569854v1, whole genome shotgun sequence window:
- the LOC105778908 gene encoding WAT1-related protein At1g25270 — protein MGRIANIFHSIKPPLLMVLVQIIFAGVNVMYKLAADDGMSLRLIVVYRFMFATVIMVPLALIFERKSLKKINRKVLLQAFLCGLFGGSLGQNLYLQSLVHTSATFVAAMINLAPAFTFILAICFKMEKLAIRTNAGKAKVCGTLIGIGGAMVFTFYKGIDINIWSTNVNLLKHHHHQQVGPGPSYHGTGHFIIGAFFGLLSCISFSLWLINQAKMSVGFPYLYSSTALMCLMGSIQGALYAVCTVRDWNQWKLGWNVRLLAVVFVGIMGSALLVFLVSWAVRLKGPLYAAIFNPLGLVFVAIVGSLLLDEKLHLGSIIGGLMIVCGVYVVLWGKAKEMKQKTQLVPVPKVDEESNEIEEDKQSENKETDEEQEHEGTETPPVIILA, from the exons atggGTCGAATTGCGAATATTTTTCATAGTATAAAGCCGCCATTGTTAATGGTATTGGTACAGATCATATTTGCTGGTGTTAATGTAATGTATAAGTTGGCTGCAGATGATGGGATGAGTTTAAGGCTTATTGTGGTTTATAGATTCATGTTCGCCACTGTTATCATGGTTCCGCTTGCTCTTATTTTTGAAAG gaAGAGCTTGaagaaaattaatagaaaagtaCTGCTTCAAGCGTTTCTTTGTGGATTATTTGG AGGATCATTGGGTCAAAACTTGTACCTGCAAAGCTTGGTGCATACATCTGCAACATTTGTTGCAGCCATGATCAACCTTGCTCCAgcctttacttttattttggccatttgtttCAA GATGGAGAAACTAGCAATAAGAACAAATGCAGGGAAAGCCAAAGTGTGTGGGACATTAATAGGAATAGGTGGAGCAATGGTATTCACATTTTACAAAGGTATAGACATAAACATCTGGTCAACAAATGTTAACCTTTTaaagcatcatcatcatcaacaagtAGGTCCTGGACCTTCATATCATGGCACTGGTCACTTCATTATCGGTGCTTTTTTCGGTCTTTTGAGTTgcatttctttctctttgtgGTTGATCAATCAG GCTAAAATGAGTGTGGGGTTCCCTTACTTGTATTCAAGCACTGCTTTGATGTGTTTGATGGGATCAATACAAGGAGCTTTATACGCAGTTTGTACTGTGAGAGATTGGAATCAATGGAAGCTTGGGTGGAATGTTAGGCTTTTAGCTGTTGTTTTTGTG GGAATTATGGGATCTGCTTTGTTGGTGTTTTTGGTATCATGGGCTGTTAGGTTGAAGGGACCATTGTATGCAGCTATATTCAATCCATTGGGGCTTGTGTTTGTTGCTATTGTGGGATCTTTGTTACTCGATGAAAAGTTGCATTTAGGAAG TATCATAGGGGGATTAATGATAGTATGTGGAGTATATGTGGTGCTATGGGGCAAAGCCAAAGAGATGAAGCAAAAAACACAGTTAGTACCAGTACCAAAAGTAGATGaagaatcaaatgaaatagAAGAAGATAAACaaagtgaaaataaagaaactgATGAAGAACAAGAGCATGAAGGAACTGAAACTCCACCTGTAAtaattttagcttaa
- the LOC105778916 gene encoding uncharacterized protein LOC105778916, with translation MGACATKPKVLKDENSPATVPAPEPVKEESVQPVETKDEPVVVKEADETKPNSLGSLLDNEEKSNETKVETITAEEPKIKEEAAIVEAPKKVEEAIVEAPKEAPKKAEVIVEAPKEAPKKEEVIVEAKTMVEAEKQKKKEEEEEEEEEVIVLAEKKSEGAKKEEPIVKEVKTEAPIV, from the exons ATGGGTGCTTGTGCTACTAAACCAAAGGTTTTGAAAGATGAAAACTCACCGGCCACCGTCCCCGCACCAGAACCGGTCAAGGAAGAATCCGTTCAGCCGGTTGAAACAAAAGACGAACCGGTGGTCGTGAAGGAAGCTGATGAAACCAAGCCGAATTCTCTTGGTTCATTGCTTGATAAT GAAGAAAAGAGCAATGAAACTAAGGTGGAGACAATAACTGCTGAAGAACCAAAGATTAAAGAAGAAGCCGCCATTGTTGAGGCGCCAAAGAAAGTGGAAGAAGCCATTGTTGAGGCTCCAAAGGAGGCCCCAAAGAAAGCAGAAGTCATTGTTGAGGCTCCAAAGGAGGCCCCAAAGAAAGAAGAAGTCATTGTTGAGGCAAAAACAATGGTTGAAGCtgaaaagcaaaagaaaaaggaagaagaagaagaagaagaagaagaggttaTTGTTTTGGctgaaaagaaaagtgaagGAGCTAAGAAAGAAGAACCCATTGTAAAAGAAGTGAAAACTGAGGCACCCATTGTTTGA
- the LOC105778907 gene encoding uncharacterized protein LOC105778907: MEGKPSAGGNMLQEWEYGCLGLQGSIQPQNEQQPCTSKLPSAFGSVENERREVTVIEDDVTNYAIQCMREHNEAGKNEDGPPWQRMKWTGKMVKLLITILSYIGEDPSTDCAGNQIKVSSLLRKLGKWKCVSKVMLERGYIVSPQQCEDKFNNLNKTYRRLNDLLGRGTSCKVVENPKLLDIINVSEKGKEDVRKLLMSKHLFFEEMCSYHNGNRLYLPHDPDLLQSLLFILKNEDDYELLDSNQPVPDKKAGVTAKDNEDFAEFSAKWLELISENGIAPSGSNQTLNAQGDATEYNGANSGFSAEISTLWFKPMNDNEVVGPTSSLKPSCFNQIPDTEDNEADGSQWMTRRAYQLEKQKLRLKSKVLDLEKQRLKWRRRSWKQDMELEKMRLVNKCLKHGNECIALQLKGKKIGS; encoded by the coding sequence ATGGAAGGTAAACCATCAGCAGGTGGTAACATGCTGCAGGAATGGGAATACGGTTGCCTAGGCCTACAAGGATCGATACAGCCTCAAAACGAACAACAGCCATGCACGTCCAAACTTCCTTCTGCTTTCGGTTCAGTTGAAAACGAGAGACGGGAAGTCACTGTTATCGAGGATGATGTGACAAATTATGCCATACAATGCATGCGCGAGCACAATGAAGCTGGTAAGAACGAGGACGGGCCACCATGGCAACGCATGAAATGGACCGGAAAAATGGTGAAGCTTTTGATTACCATTCTTTCTTACATCGGAGAGGATCCTTCCACCGATTGTGCCGGTAATCAGATAAAAGTTTCTTCTCTTTTGAGGAAACTCGGGAAATGGAAGTGTGTTTCGAAGGTGATGCTTGAACGAGGTTACATCGTCTCTCCACAACAATGTGAGGACAAGTTTAATAATTTGAACAAAACATATAGGAGATTAAATGATTTACTAGGGAGAGGCACTTCTTGCAAGGTTGTTGAGAACCCGAAGCTTTTGGATATAATAAACGTATCGGAGAAAGGGAAAGAAGATGTACGAAAACTTTTGATGTCAAAACATTTGTTTTTCGAAGAGATGTGCTCGTATCATAATGGCAATCGATTGTATCTACCTCATGATCCTGATTTGTTGCAGTCTTTGTTGTTTATTCTAAAGAATGAAGATGATTACGAGCTACTTGACTCGAACCAACCCGTGCCTGATAAAAAAGCTGGTGTTACAGCTAAGGATAATGAGGATTTTGCGGAGTTCTCAGCAAAGTGGTTAGAGCTGATTAGCGAAAACGGTATTGCCCCATCGGGTTCTAACCAAACTTTAAATGCTCAAGGTGATGCAACCGAGTACAATGGGGCGAATTCCGGGTTTTCTGCAGAGATCTCAACACTGTGGTTCAAGCCAATGAACGATAACGAAGTTGTAGGTCCCACGAGTTCTTTGAAACCGTCATGTTTCAACCAAATTCCGGACACTGAAGACAATGAAGCAGATGGATCACAATGGATGACAAGGCGGGCATATCAACTAGAGAAGCAAAAGCTACGGCTGAAGTCCAAGGTGCTCGATTTAGAGAAACAGCGGTTGAAGTGGAGGCGTCGAAGCTGGAAACAGGACATGGAACTGGAAAAGATGAGACTGGTAAACAAGTGTTTGAAACATGGAAATGAATGCATTGCATTGCAACTTAAGGGTAAAAAGATTGGATCTTGA